A genome region from Baekduia alba includes the following:
- a CDS encoding SRPBCC domain-containing protein, with amino-acid sequence MELHEEIGAVRRETVLDAPRDAVWALVAEPEGLATWLADDVDLDAVEPGARGTVTENGEERLVTIEEVEDGRRVALSWCAPGGDPTLVELTLDDADGDADGEGRRTRMVVVELPLVALRIAAAQSIGALSAARGPQMAFA; translated from the coding sequence ATGGAGTTGCACGAAGAGATCGGCGCCGTCCGGCGCGAGACCGTCCTCGACGCACCCCGCGACGCGGTCTGGGCACTCGTCGCCGAGCCCGAGGGCCTAGCGACCTGGCTGGCCGACGACGTCGACCTCGACGCGGTCGAGCCCGGCGCGCGCGGCACCGTGACCGAGAACGGCGAGGAGCGGCTCGTCACGATCGAAGAGGTCGAGGACGGCCGGCGCGTCGCCCTGTCCTGGTGCGCGCCCGGCGGCGACCCGACGCTCGTGGAGCTGACGCTCGACGACGCGGACGGCGACGCCGACGGCGAGGGCCGCCGCACGCGCATGGTCGTCGTCGAGCTGCCGCTCGTGGCGCTGCGCATCGCGGCCGCGCAGTCGATCGGCGCGCTGAGCGCCGCGCGCGGGCCGCAGATGGCCTTCGCGTGA
- a CDS encoding M28 family metallopeptidase — protein sequence MADQQEPQPTDDDSGGRLSVKLLVFALVGQLILFGGLIALTLHGFPFLGGGGDSDADKPITTTVRPGTVPRATAHRFDADKAMAIAKMQVDAGTRPAGSETLRAVAEKLKAQLPNGRFEPIQGTGPTHPLRNIVGDLPGPGPVIVIGAHYDTEYHPKGFVGANDAAAAVGTVVELAAALKGVTRSAISPGIRFVLFDGEEEPHPTDDFYRDALRGSKAYVQLHAEEVRAMVLLDYMGNKGVRLPREGSSTQSLWQQVRDAAGQVGVQAIFPDKAETAIFDDHTPFLRASIPAVDLIDWSYKYKDTVDDTYDKLSVDSVDAVGETIVQLIKDWPGNAGPEGQAP from the coding sequence ATGGCCGACCAGCAAGAGCCGCAACCCACCGACGACGACTCCGGCGGTCGCCTCTCCGTGAAGCTGCTGGTCTTCGCGCTCGTCGGCCAGCTGATCCTCTTCGGCGGGCTGATCGCGCTGACCCTCCACGGCTTCCCGTTCCTCGGTGGGGGCGGCGACTCCGACGCGGACAAGCCGATCACGACGACCGTCCGGCCCGGCACCGTGCCCAGGGCGACGGCTCACCGCTTCGACGCCGACAAGGCGATGGCGATCGCGAAGATGCAGGTCGACGCCGGCACGCGCCCCGCGGGCTCGGAGACGCTGCGCGCCGTCGCCGAGAAGCTGAAGGCGCAGCTGCCCAACGGGCGCTTCGAGCCGATCCAGGGAACCGGTCCCACCCACCCTCTGCGCAACATCGTCGGCGACCTGCCGGGCCCGGGGCCGGTGATCGTCATCGGGGCCCACTACGACACCGAGTACCACCCCAAGGGCTTCGTCGGCGCCAACGACGCGGCGGCCGCGGTGGGCACGGTCGTCGAGCTGGCCGCCGCGCTCAAGGGCGTCACGCGCAGCGCGATCAGCCCCGGCATCCGCTTCGTCCTCTTCGACGGCGAGGAGGAGCCGCACCCGACCGACGACTTCTACCGCGACGCGCTGCGCGGCTCCAAGGCCTACGTCCAGCTGCATGCGGAGGAGGTCCGGGCGATGGTCCTGCTCGACTACATGGGCAACAAGGGCGTCCGCCTCCCGCGCGAGGGCTCGTCGACGCAGTCGCTGTGGCAGCAGGTGCGCGACGCGGCCGGGCAGGTCGGGGTCCAGGCGATCTTCCCCGACAAGGCCGAGACCGCGATCTTCGACGACCACACGCCGTTCCTGCGCGCCAGCATCCCGGCCGTCGACCTCATCGACTGGTCCTACAAGTACAAGGACACCGTCGACGACACCTACGACAAGCTGTCGGTCGACAGCGTCGACGCGGTGGGGGAGACGATCGTGCAGCTGATCAAGGACTGGCCGGGGAACGCTGGCCCAGAGGGCCAGGCTCCCTAG
- a CDS encoding S8 family peptidase produces the protein MAAAPAVAHAASAPGDTTGRLLVTVKAPSPGKAQASAVHAIAASAGARSAAVTVPQLRLAALAPAKGASLAALARRLRADPRVASVRPERRFTLRYVPSDPAFTAPERGEAGTTVEWWAARENLTAAWDLARGDGAKVAVIDTGVDGAHPELAGKIIASADFDDTLGDGPPTVDEDGHGTHVASLACAQHDNGAGIAGAGLGCGLLIAKSDLSEGSVAQALIWAADNGAEAINMSFGTDGRFAAAPAIVQALQYAAGKGAVLVAAAADDPVQEQGDPANVLQPTNSGSDINQNFGLSVTAASAQDKRATFAGRGTQVSMAAYGTYGPGGQTGLLGAFPAQTTNLERGDAAKKIDPCRCRTTLNGDNRYAYLPGTSMSAPQVAAVAALMRHLNPDLPPTDVVRILKQTASRPPDVAWTPELGWGILDAGAAVAAARSVDAHAPSSQLQHPKVTGRSILLRWRGADDAVAGVVASGIDHFEIWRALPGRAARKIKTTRAHSMRLRGRHGGRYSFYTIAVDHAGNREPPPARADASVRVARR, from the coding sequence ATGGCGGCGGCGCCCGCGGTCGCCCATGCGGCGAGCGCCCCGGGCGACACCACCGGTCGCCTCCTGGTCACCGTCAAGGCGCCGTCGCCGGGCAAGGCGCAGGCCTCGGCCGTCCACGCCATCGCGGCGAGCGCCGGCGCCCGGTCTGCCGCGGTCACGGTGCCGCAGCTGCGGCTCGCCGCCCTCGCCCCGGCCAAGGGCGCGTCGCTGGCCGCCCTCGCGCGGCGGCTCCGCGCCGACCCCCGCGTCGCCTCGGTGCGCCCCGAGCGGCGCTTCACGCTGCGCTACGTCCCCAGCGACCCGGCCTTCACCGCTCCCGAGCGCGGCGAGGCCGGCACGACCGTCGAGTGGTGGGCGGCCCGCGAGAACCTGACCGCCGCCTGGGACCTCGCCCGCGGCGACGGCGCGAAGGTCGCGGTCATCGACACCGGCGTCGACGGCGCGCATCCCGAGCTCGCCGGCAAGATCATCGCGTCCGCCGACTTCGACGACACCTTGGGCGACGGCCCGCCGACCGTCGACGAGGACGGCCACGGCACGCACGTCGCGTCGCTCGCCTGCGCGCAGCACGACAACGGCGCCGGCATCGCGGGCGCCGGCCTGGGCTGCGGCCTCCTGATCGCCAAGAGCGACCTCTCCGAGGGCAGCGTCGCCCAGGCGCTCATCTGGGCCGCCGACAACGGCGCCGAGGCCATCAACATGAGCTTCGGCACCGACGGTCGCTTCGCCGCCGCGCCCGCGATCGTCCAGGCCCTCCAGTACGCCGCCGGCAAGGGCGCGGTGCTCGTCGCCGCGGCCGCCGACGACCCCGTCCAGGAGCAGGGCGACCCCGCCAACGTGCTCCAGCCGACCAACTCCGGTTCGGACATCAACCAGAACTTCGGCCTCTCGGTCACGGCCGCCAGCGCCCAGGACAAGCGCGCGACGTTCGCCGGCCGCGGCACGCAGGTCTCGATGGCGGCCTACGGCACCTACGGGCCGGGCGGGCAGACCGGCCTGCTCGGCGCCTTCCCCGCCCAGACGACCAACCTCGAGCGCGGCGACGCCGCCAAGAAGATCGACCCCTGCCGCTGCCGCACGACCCTCAACGGCGACAACCGCTATGCCTACCTGCCCGGCACGTCGATGAGCGCGCCGCAGGTCGCGGCCGTCGCCGCGCTGATGCGCCACCTCAACCCGGACCTGCCGCCAACCGACGTGGTGCGCATCCTCAAGCAGACCGCGAGCCGCCCGCCCGACGTCGCGTGGACGCCGGAGCTCGGCTGGGGGATCCTGGACGCGGGCGCCGCGGTGGCCGCCGCCCGCTCGGTCGACGCGCACGCGCCGAGCTCGCAGCTGCAGCACCCGAAGGTCACCGGCCGCTCGATCCTGCTGCGCTGGCGCGGGGCCGACGACGCGGTCGCCGGTGTCGTCGCCTCCGGCATCGACCACTTCGAGATCTGGCGCGCGCTCCCCGGCCGCGCCGCCCGCAAGATCAAGACGACGCGCGCGCACTCGATGCGCCTGCGCGGCCGCCACGGCGGGCGCTACAGCTTCTACACGATCGCCGTCGACCACGCGGGCAACCGCGAGCCGCCGCCGGCGAGGGCCGACGCCAGCGTGCGCGTCGCCCGCCGCTAG
- a CDS encoding class I SAM-dependent methyltransferase: MGDPDDRGLNLRDHEARNRADWNANAGDWVAGAERDWDPGTQPHWGIWRIPEHDLRALPQDVDLDGADVVELGCGTAYWSAWLARAGARPVGVDLAENQLATARAMQARHGVDFPLIHASAERVPLPDAGFDLAFSEYGASLWADPYAWIPEAHRLLRPGGRLVFLTNSVLALLVAPPTDVPIGTELVRPQRGLRRVESDDDPSVEFHLSHSDMMALLRETGFEDVGLRELYTPPGGDPDEVRFYVARGWSQQWPCEEIWTARKAAA; encoded by the coding sequence ATGGGCGACCCCGACGACCGCGGCCTGAACCTCCGCGACCACGAGGCGCGCAACCGCGCCGACTGGAACGCCAACGCCGGCGACTGGGTCGCCGGCGCCGAGCGCGACTGGGACCCAGGCACCCAGCCGCACTGGGGCATCTGGCGCATCCCCGAGCACGACCTGCGCGCGCTGCCCCAGGACGTCGACCTCGACGGCGCCGACGTCGTCGAGCTCGGCTGCGGCACCGCCTACTGGTCGGCGTGGCTGGCCCGCGCCGGCGCGCGCCCGGTCGGCGTCGACCTGGCCGAGAACCAGCTGGCGACCGCGCGGGCGATGCAGGCCAGGCACGGCGTGGACTTCCCGCTGATCCACGCCTCGGCCGAGCGCGTCCCACTGCCCGACGCGGGCTTCGACCTCGCCTTCAGCGAGTACGGCGCGTCGCTGTGGGCCGACCCGTACGCGTGGATCCCGGAGGCGCACCGGCTGCTGCGTCCCGGAGGCAGGTTGGTGTTCTTGACCAACAGCGTGCTCGCGCTGCTGGTCGCGCCGCCGACCGACGTCCCGATCGGCACCGAGCTGGTGCGCCCCCAGCGCGGCCTGCGCCGTGTCGAGTCCGACGACGACCCGAGCGTCGAGTTCCACCTGTCCCACAGCGACATGATGGCCTTGCTGCGCGAGACGGGCTTCGAGGACGTCGGCCTGCGCGAGCTGTACACGCCGCCCGGCGGCGACCCCGACGAGGTGCGCTTCTACGTCGCGCGCGGCTGGTCGCAGCAGTGGCCGTGCGAGGAGATCTGGACCGCGCGCAAGGCCGCGGCCTGA
- a CDS encoding FxsA family protein has protein sequence MPFLLLLAIFVVVPILEIYVIIQVGQAIGAWWTIALLIADSILGSLLMKSQGRAAWRRFQIALSEGRMPAREVLDGVLVIFGGAFLLTPGFCSDIVGAVLLIPPTRAIIRRVLIRRFTFRILADAPSPQFRRRPSSGGGGDGGEFDVEGTATEIDPRRLP, from the coding sequence ATGCCCTTCCTGCTGCTGCTCGCCATCTTCGTGGTCGTGCCGATCCTGGAGATCTACGTGATCATCCAGGTCGGGCAGGCCATCGGCGCGTGGTGGACGATCGCCCTGCTGATCGCCGACTCGATCCTCGGCTCGTTGTTGATGAAGTCGCAGGGCCGCGCGGCCTGGCGGCGCTTCCAGATCGCCCTGTCGGAGGGGCGGATGCCGGCGCGCGAGGTCCTCGACGGCGTGCTGGTCATCTTCGGCGGAGCGTTCCTGCTCACGCCCGGGTTCTGCAGCGACATCGTCGGCGCGGTGCTCCTGATCCCGCCGACGCGCGCGATCATCCGGCGCGTGCTGATCCGCCGGTTCACGTTCCGCATCCTCGCCGACGCGCCGAGCCCGCAGTTCCGCCGGCGGCCGTCATCGGGCGGCGGCGGCGACGGCGGCGAGTTCGACGTCGAGGGCACCGCAACCGAGATCGACCCCCGGAGGCTTCCTTGA
- a CDS encoding GGDEF domain-containing protein: MSLRTPIVGVISHAALAIAGLVAAVAFSAWPVATACFAAAAAVALLRARRAERGASEWRRASQHDPLTGVGNYRKLHETLHAQTAQDPQRFALLTLDVDRFKEINEAHGHLEGDRLLQEVGRILVENVRGSDVVARQGGDEFSVLLPEADVDGATMLAQRIEEALGTIEAADHAPVRASIGVAIFPQDGATPDDLLEKADLDLRRTKERRRAALLLADADAPASVDGTVAAWATPTTAA; the protein is encoded by the coding sequence ATGTCCCTCCGCACTCCGATCGTGGGCGTGATCAGCCACGCCGCCCTCGCCATCGCCGGCCTCGTCGCCGCGGTGGCCTTCTCGGCCTGGCCGGTGGCCACCGCGTGCTTCGCCGCGGCCGCCGCCGTCGCGCTGCTGCGCGCCCGCCGCGCCGAGCGCGGGGCGAGCGAGTGGCGCCGCGCGTCCCAGCACGATCCGCTGACGGGCGTCGGCAACTACCGCAAGCTCCACGAGACGCTGCACGCGCAGACCGCGCAGGACCCGCAGCGCTTCGCCCTGCTGACGCTCGACGTCGACCGCTTCAAGGAGATCAACGAGGCGCACGGCCATCTGGAGGGCGATCGCCTGCTCCAGGAGGTCGGCCGGATCTTGGTCGAGAACGTCCGCGGCAGCGACGTGGTCGCCCGCCAGGGCGGCGACGAGTTCTCCGTGCTGCTGCCCGAGGCCGACGTCGACGGCGCGACGATGCTCGCCCAGCGCATCGAAGAGGCGCTGGGCACGATCGAGGCGGCCGACCACGCGCCGGTCCGCGCGTCGATCGGCGTCGCGATCTTCCCGCAGGACGGCGCCACGCCGGACGACCTGCTCGAGAAGGCCGACCTCGACCTCCGCCGCACCAAGGAACGACGCCGTGCGGCCCTCCTGCTGGCCGACGCCGACGCGCCCGCGAGCGTGGACGGTACGGTCGCCGCATGGGCGACCCCGACGACCGCGGCCTGA
- a CDS encoding WS/DGAT/MGAT family O-acyltransferase, with product MAQQHLDRLTAVDASFLAQEGPASHMHIGGIVICEGPAPGYEEMLDHIRTRLHLVPRYRQRLAQPPLETGRPLWVDDPTFNLEYHVRQTALPAPGAEDQLMRLTARIMSQQLDRSKPLWEMWIVEGLDDGGFAVVSKTHHAMVDGISGVDLATVMFDLSPVPVAPPHPDEPWQPHVEPTGAELVAGGALGLARVVAGGVAGAVSLARNPSASLRALSEAGQGLGEVAWAGLNPAPPTPLNVEIGPHRRYRVVRNRLTDFKEVKNAFGGTVNDVVLTVVTGALRDWLHSRGVRTEGLELRALVPVSTRSSDERGSLGNRITVMRGPLPVYIADPIARLRAVKAAMDGLKESKQAVGAEVLTGAQSFAPPTVLAQASRLNFSTRLFNLIVTNVPGPQLPLYVRGREMHDVFPVAFLPKGHGLAVAIMSYNGQMNFGLLGDYDALPDLDRIGDGIEAALAELLALARRRGGAGRGDASVNGSANGHGAAAPAPTTAR from the coding sequence ATGGCACAGCAGCATCTGGATCGACTGACGGCGGTCGACGCCTCCTTCCTGGCGCAGGAGGGACCTGCGTCGCACATGCACATCGGCGGCATCGTCATCTGCGAGGGGCCCGCGCCGGGCTACGAGGAGATGCTCGACCACATCCGGACGCGGCTGCACCTCGTGCCGCGCTACCGCCAGCGGCTCGCGCAGCCGCCGCTGGAGACCGGGCGGCCGCTGTGGGTCGACGACCCCACGTTCAACCTCGAGTACCACGTGCGCCAGACCGCGCTGCCGGCGCCGGGCGCCGAGGACCAGCTCATGCGGCTGACCGCGCGGATCATGTCCCAGCAGTTGGACCGGTCCAAGCCGCTGTGGGAGATGTGGATCGTCGAAGGGCTCGACGACGGCGGGTTCGCCGTGGTCTCCAAGACCCATCACGCGATGGTCGACGGCATCAGCGGCGTCGACCTGGCGACCGTGATGTTCGACCTCTCCCCCGTGCCGGTCGCGCCGCCCCATCCCGACGAGCCGTGGCAGCCGCACGTCGAGCCGACGGGCGCGGAGCTCGTCGCCGGCGGCGCGCTCGGGCTGGCGCGCGTGGTGGCCGGCGGGGTCGCGGGCGCCGTGTCGCTGGCGCGCAACCCGTCGGCGTCGCTGCGCGCGCTGAGCGAGGCCGGCCAGGGGCTCGGCGAGGTCGCGTGGGCGGGGCTGAACCCGGCGCCGCCGACGCCGCTGAACGTCGAGATCGGGCCGCACCGGCGCTACCGCGTGGTGCGCAACCGGCTGACGGACTTCAAGGAGGTCAAGAACGCGTTCGGCGGGACGGTCAACGACGTGGTCCTGACCGTCGTGACCGGCGCGCTGCGCGACTGGCTGCACTCGCGCGGGGTCCGGACCGAGGGCCTGGAGCTGCGGGCGCTGGTCCCGGTGTCGACGCGCAGCAGCGACGAGCGCGGCTCGCTGGGCAACCGCATCACGGTCATGCGCGGGCCGCTGCCGGTCTACATCGCCGACCCGATCGCGCGGCTGCGCGCGGTCAAGGCGGCGATGGACGGGCTGAAGGAGTCCAAGCAGGCAGTCGGCGCCGAGGTCCTGACCGGTGCGCAGTCCTTCGCGCCGCCGACGGTCCTGGCGCAGGCCTCGCGGCTGAACTTCTCGACGCGGCTGTTCAACCTCATCGTCACCAACGTGCCGGGGCCGCAGCTGCCGCTGTACGTGCGCGGCCGCGAGATGCACGACGTCTTCCCGGTCGCGTTCCTGCCCAAGGGCCACGGGCTCGCGGTGGCGATCATGTCCTACAACGGCCAGATGAACTTCGGCCTGCTGGGCGACTACGACGCGCTGCCCGACCTGGACCGGATCGGGGACGGCATCGAGGCGGCGCTGGCCGAGCTCCTCGCCCTGGCGCGCCGCCGGGGCGGCGCGGGGCGCGGCGACGCGAGCGTCAACGGCTCCGCGAACGGGCACGGCGCCGCGGCGCCGGCTCCGACGACCGCCCGGTAG
- a CDS encoding ArsR/SmtB family transcription factor, whose translation MIDVADRDPGPVFAALADPTRREVVRMLAAQPGLTASALAGELPVSRQAIAKHLAQLRDAGLASAEHAGRETRYRLTPEPLAGAMAWMVAAGGQWDTRLERLKRQL comes from the coding sequence GTGATCGACGTGGCCGACCGCGATCCCGGACCCGTCTTCGCCGCCCTCGCCGACCCGACCCGGCGCGAGGTCGTGCGCATGCTGGCCGCCCAGCCGGGGCTGACCGCGTCCGCGCTGGCCGGCGAGCTGCCGGTCAGCCGCCAGGCGATCGCCAAGCACCTGGCGCAGCTGCGCGACGCGGGCCTCGCCTCCGCCGAGCACGCGGGCCGCGAGACGCGCTACCGCCTCACGCCCGAGCCGCTCGCCGGCGCGATGGCCTGGATGGTCGCGGCCGGCGGCCAGTGGGACACGCGCCTGGAGCGCCTCAAGCGCCAGCTCTAG
- a CDS encoding S8 family peptidase, producing the protein MSEAPGSHPRATSAAGHGRRIFRALGSGLLLALAVAFPAHAEEVFTGQAAAARATDSTWIPAPARRAAVCIVDTGNDVTPDTANVVARFATDGGTGADLNAGKHGTLMAMIASAPHDGFGMVGAAPSIDVVSVRASSDGTSFGGFDVQAAVQTCMAKRAAYNIKVVSLSLGGDIGGIAANTTQRNAFQDMIDNARLHGLNVVAAAGNGATGTVDWPAGYPPAFAVGAAANDGARCGFASWGPELDLWAPGCPLDVARPDATGNAAWASGSSEATAFVAGILTQLRGLDPGLGVDAAEQVVRANARSTAAGPYLDVAAAFTGAGFAPQLAAGHDAVPAPIVTTPSTASLEAHAPTTVIDAPAPEAAPPSSIPEPARIVPSDGQQRSRLGRPVVRSLTVRRGTLTLVLKGKPKGIEARVEVYARKRGGVFPTLARSVRIRADHLRTRVSGTLNQVSIIYRDPTGVREASAPLIVHPRT; encoded by the coding sequence GTGTCGGAAGCTCCGGGCTCCCATCCTCGCGCGACCTCGGCGGCGGGCCACGGCCGCCGGATCTTCCGCGCGCTCGGCTCGGGCCTGCTGCTCGCGCTCGCCGTCGCCTTCCCGGCCCATGCCGAGGAGGTCTTCACGGGCCAGGCGGCCGCGGCACGCGCGACCGACTCGACCTGGATCCCGGCACCGGCCCGACGGGCGGCGGTCTGCATCGTGGACACCGGCAACGACGTCACGCCCGACACCGCCAACGTGGTCGCTCGCTTCGCCACGGACGGCGGCACCGGCGCCGACCTCAACGCGGGCAAGCACGGCACGCTGATGGCGATGATCGCCTCGGCACCGCACGACGGGTTCGGGATGGTCGGGGCCGCGCCGTCGATCGACGTCGTGTCGGTGCGCGCCTCCAGCGACGGCACGTCCTTCGGGGGCTTCGACGTCCAGGCCGCGGTGCAGACCTGCATGGCCAAGCGCGCGGCCTACAACATCAAGGTCGTCTCGCTGAGCCTGGGCGGCGACATCGGCGGCATCGCCGCCAACACCACCCAGCGCAACGCGTTCCAGGACATGATCGACAACGCGCGGCTCCACGGCCTCAACGTCGTCGCGGCGGCCGGCAACGGCGCGACCGGCACGGTCGACTGGCCCGCGGGCTACCCGCCGGCGTTCGCCGTCGGCGCCGCCGCCAACGACGGCGCTCGGTGCGGGTTCGCCTCGTGGGGGCCGGAGCTGGATCTGTGGGCGCCCGGCTGTCCGCTCGACGTCGCGCGCCCGGACGCGACCGGCAACGCCGCATGGGCCAGCGGCTCCAGCGAGGCGACGGCGTTCGTCGCCGGGATCCTCACGCAGTTGCGCGGTCTCGATCCGGGCCTGGGGGTGGACGCCGCCGAGCAGGTCGTGAGGGCCAACGCGCGGTCCACCGCGGCCGGGCCGTATCTCGACGTGGCGGCGGCCTTCACGGGTGCCGGCTTCGCTCCCCAGCTCGCCGCCGGGCACGACGCGGTGCCGGCGCCGATCGTCACCACGCCGTCCACGGCGTCTCTGGAGGCGCACGCGCCCACGACGGTCATCGATGCGCCGGCGCCTGAGGCGGCGCCGCCGTCGTCCATCCCCGAGCCGGCGCGCATCGTCCCGAGCGATGGGCAGCAGCGTTCTCGGCTCGGCAGGCCGGTCGTCCGTTCGTTGACCGTTCGCCGCGGCACGTTGACCCTCGTGCTCAAGGGCAAGCCGAAGGGGATCGAAGCACGGGTCGAGGTGTATGCCCGCAAGCGGGGCGGGGTCTTCCCGACGCTCGCTCGCTCGGTGCGTATTCGTGCGGACCATCTGCGCACTCGGGTCTCGGGAACGCTAAATCAGGTGTCGATCATCTACCGTGATCCAACCGGGGTGCGGGAAGCGTCGGCGCCGTTGATCGTCCATCCGAGGACGTAG
- a CDS encoding 4-hydroxy-3-methylbut-2-enyl diphosphate reductase: MAATVEKLLLAAPRGYCAGVDRAVQTVERALELYGAPVYVRKEIVHNKHVVEQLRARGAIFVDELDDTVPAGATTVFSAHGVSPAVHADAAERQLNTIDATCPLVTKVHREAVKFASEGYTIVLIGHAGHEEVEGTMGEAPEHIVLVETEDDVDALTVADPDKIAYISQTTLSVDETRAIINRLREKFPAITGPRTDDICYATTNRQAAVKQMAAHCDLLLVIGSKNSSNSNRLVQVTRELGTDAHLIDDVSEIDEAWLEGRTVVGISSGASAPEELVQRLVDFFRERGTEQVEEFQVVQEDVRFMLPKAIRQAMAAAQPA; this comes from the coding sequence ATGGCCGCCACCGTCGAGAAGCTCCTCCTGGCGGCCCCGCGCGGGTACTGCGCAGGGGTCGACCGTGCCGTGCAGACCGTCGAGCGTGCGCTGGAGCTCTACGGCGCGCCCGTCTACGTCCGCAAGGAGATCGTCCACAACAAGCACGTCGTGGAGCAGCTGCGCGCGCGCGGGGCGATCTTCGTCGACGAGCTGGACGACACCGTCCCCGCCGGCGCGACCACCGTCTTCTCCGCCCACGGCGTCTCGCCGGCCGTCCACGCCGACGCCGCGGAGCGCCAGCTCAACACGATCGACGCGACCTGCCCGCTGGTGACCAAGGTCCACCGCGAGGCGGTCAAGTTCGCCTCCGAGGGCTACACGATCGTCCTCATCGGCCACGCCGGCCACGAGGAGGTCGAGGGCACGATGGGCGAGGCGCCCGAGCACATCGTCCTGGTCGAGACCGAGGACGACGTCGACGCGCTCACCGTCGCCGACCCCGACAAGATCGCCTACATCTCGCAGACCACGCTGAGCGTCGACGAGACCCGCGCGATCATCAACCGCCTGCGCGAGAAGTTCCCGGCGATCACCGGGCCGCGCACGGATGACATCTGCTACGCCACCACCAACCGCCAGGCGGCGGTCAAGCAGATGGCCGCGCACTGCGACCTGCTGCTGGTGATCGGCTCCAAGAACTCGTCGAACTCCAACCGCCTCGTGCAGGTCACGCGCGAGCTCGGGACCGATGCGCACCTGATCGACGACGTCTCCGAGATCGACGAGGCGTGGCTCGAGGGCCGCACGGTCGTCGGCATCTCGTCGGGCGCCAGCGCGCCGGAGGAGCTCGTCCAGCGCCTCGTCGACTTCTTCCGCGAGCGCGGGACCGAGCAGGTCGAGGAGTTCCAGGTCGTCCAGGAGGACGTCCGCTTCATGCTCCCCAAGGCCATCCGCCAGGCGATGGCCGCCGCGCAGCCCGCCTGA
- a CDS encoding metal-sulfur cluster assembly factor → MPSVEDVEAALTNVIDPELGLDFVELGLIYGIEVSTGDVHVTFSLTSPGCPIGPQVSEQIEEFVTELDGVTSVESTMTFSPPWTPDRMSEDAKFALGY, encoded by the coding sequence ATGCCCTCCGTCGAGGATGTAGAAGCCGCTCTCACCAACGTGATCGATCCCGAGCTCGGTCTCGACTTCGTCGAGCTCGGCCTCATCTACGGGATCGAAGTCTCGACCGGCGACGTGCACGTCACGTTCTCGCTGACGTCGCCCGGCTGCCCGATCGGGCCCCAGGTCTCCGAGCAGATCGAGGAGTTCGTGACCGAGCTCGACGGTGTGACGTCCGTCGAGTCCACGATGACGTTCAGCCCGCCCTGGACGCCGGACCGGATGTCCGAGGACGCGAAGTTCGCGCTGGGCTACTAG
- a CDS encoding STAS domain-containing protein encodes MICCVGDEDRSTQSLRRPALSRALHAGGTVLVDLHELVFADPSLMVDLAMVARRLRQAGGLLRIRGAQPQIQRLIEVVGLHRLPNVILELAPAPA; translated from the coding sequence GTGATCTGCTGTGTAGGGGACGAGGACCGGTCCACTCAAAGCCTGCGGAGGCCCGCGCTGTCCCGAGCGCTGCACGCCGGTGGAACGGTCCTCGTCGACCTTCACGAGCTGGTCTTCGCCGACCCCTCGTTGATGGTCGACCTGGCCATGGTCGCGCGGCGCCTGCGCCAGGCCGGCGGCCTCCTCCGCATCCGCGGCGCCCAGCCGCAGATCCAGCGTCTCATCGAGGTGGTCGGCCTGCACCGACTGCCGAACGTGATCCTGGAGCTCGCACCGGCGCCGGCCTGA